A window of the Parvularcula bermudensis HTCC2503 genome harbors these coding sequences:
- a CDS encoding YSC84-related protein — protein MRISQLSLLSGVTALASVAFSGAQAGETGTDLQMQAKDMLERCQAISESCMESTKDAAGILVFPEVLKADLIVGGAGGNGVLMVDGQPVGYYDIGKASIGLQAGIDEKAMVYVFRDEESLASLTDGEEWEVGINAGVTLITANADAVAETGEPLLYAFDADGLVAEFNINTFRIWEDPENAGMAMDDDEMMDVSG, from the coding sequence ATGCGTATCTCACAGCTAAGCCTATTGTCAGGCGTCACGGCCCTCGCTTCCGTGGCCTTTTCCGGCGCCCAGGCGGGCGAAACCGGCACCGATTTGCAAATGCAAGCCAAGGATATGCTTGAACGCTGTCAGGCGATTTCCGAGAGCTGCATGGAAAGCACAAAGGATGCCGCGGGCATTCTGGTATTCCCTGAAGTTCTGAAGGCGGATTTGATCGTCGGTGGGGCCGGCGGTAACGGCGTCCTGATGGTCGACGGACAACCGGTTGGCTATTACGATATCGGCAAAGCGTCGATTGGGCTCCAAGCTGGTATCGATGAAAAAGCCATGGTCTATGTCTTCCGTGACGAAGAAAGCCTGGCGTCGTTGACCGATGGCGAGGAATGGGAAGTTGGCATCAATGCCGGCGTGACCCTCATTACGGCGAATGCCGACGCCGTCGCAGAGACGGGTGAGCCGCTTCTCTATGCGTTCGACGCCGACGGTCTGGTTGCCGAATTCAACATCAATACGTTCCGCATTTGGGAAGATCCCGAAAATGCCGGCATGGCGATGGACGACGACGAGATGATGGACGTCTCGGGCTGA
- a CDS encoding hydroxymethylglutaryl-CoA reductase → MADAPRPPRIPRNRDDDYTAEMAADRARFAAAQTGAPLDHVTKGTIDPALLKGNCENFFGVAQVPIGLAGPLEIDGEHAKGPFYIPLATTEGTLVASYNRGMRLLSEVGGVKTTVIERYMQRAPVFHFANARDARAFGEWVADHEADIRTAAEATTTVGQLHHIQRFQVAQMCFLRFNYLTGDAAGQNMSGKATYAACEWIAEHAPGQPWYTLSGAIDTDKKHSHMNMLHSRGARVVAEVTIPDAVMQAMMGPSNAKLFRGRLVSNAGGMLAGTVNNGMHAANGLTALFIATGQDVANISESHAAITFVELLPNGDYYWSITIPSLIVATYGGGTGLPTQRECLEMLGCYGKGKVEKFAEICAATVLAGEISLAAAVQHGDWVSSHDRYGRNRP, encoded by the coding sequence ATGGCCGATGCCCCTCGCCCGCCGCGCATTCCCCGTAACCGGGACGATGATTACACCGCCGAGATGGCAGCGGATCGCGCCCGCTTTGCCGCCGCCCAGACCGGGGCCCCCCTCGATCACGTCACCAAGGGCACGATCGACCCCGCGCTGCTCAAGGGGAATTGCGAGAATTTCTTCGGGGTCGCCCAGGTCCCCATCGGGCTTGCCGGGCCGCTGGAGATCGATGGCGAACACGCCAAGGGACCATTCTACATTCCCCTGGCGACGACCGAGGGAACGCTTGTGGCAAGCTATAACCGAGGAATGCGTCTGTTGTCCGAGGTCGGCGGGGTCAAAACCACCGTCATCGAACGCTATATGCAGCGGGCCCCGGTGTTCCATTTTGCCAATGCGCGGGACGCCCGCGCCTTCGGTGAATGGGTGGCGGATCACGAGGCGGATATTCGCACCGCGGCGGAGGCGACCACCACTGTCGGTCAGCTGCACCACATCCAGCGCTTTCAGGTCGCGCAGATGTGCTTTCTACGGTTCAATTACCTGACAGGCGATGCCGCCGGGCAAAATATGTCCGGCAAGGCGACCTATGCCGCCTGCGAATGGATAGCCGAGCACGCCCCCGGTCAACCGTGGTATACGCTGTCAGGGGCGATCGACACGGACAAAAAACACTCGCACATGAACATGCTTCACTCCCGCGGAGCGCGGGTGGTTGCCGAGGTGACGATCCCCGATGCGGTCATGCAGGCCATGATGGGGCCAAGCAACGCAAAATTGTTCCGTGGACGCTTGGTTTCCAATGCGGGCGGCATGCTCGCCGGCACGGTCAATAACGGGATGCATGCGGCCAATGGCCTAACGGCCCTGTTCATCGCCACCGGGCAGGACGTGGCCAATATCTCCGAAAGCCACGCCGCGATCACCTTTGTCGAATTGCTGCCGAACGGAGACTATTACTGGTCCATCACCATCCCCTCCCTGATCGTTGCGACCTATGGCGGCGGCACCGGTCTTCCCACCCAGCGGGAATGCCTCGAAATGCTTGGGTGTTACGGCAAGGGGAAGGTCGAGAAATTCGCCGAGATCTGCGCCGCCACAGTGCTCGCAGGGGAGATCTCCCTTGCGGCGGCCGTCCAACATGGCGACTGGGTCAGCTCCCATGACCGCTACGGGCGCAACCGGCCTTGA
- a CDS encoding SpoVR family protein, translated as MSATPKSDGLLFSDSAWTFSDLQRTFEAIEDIGLNDLGLDCYANQIEVITSEQMLDAYSSHGMPLMYRHWSYGKHFARDQMNYQKGYSGLAYEIVINSDPCIAYLMEENSMTMQALVMAHACMGHNHFFKNNYLFRQWTDASAILTYLDFAKRYIARCEDEYGHEEVELILDAAHALMDQGVFRYNRPPKLSGSERLEKIRARAEHERETFNDIWRTLPNTDETDEQVEERQTEVRNIKLPEENLLYFIEKASPTLLPWQREIVRIVRNVSQYFYPQKQTKVMNEGCATFVHHYIMNELHRRGQISEGAVMEFLHSHSSVVFQPSFDDPRYSGINPYALGFAMMQDIVRIVETPTAEDHEWFPALAGTKDWRAALKEAWANYRDESFILQYLSPKVMRDFRLFALADDGKKTYYQVASIHDEAGYRRTRSALSSMYDLGLHEPNLQVMAADLEGDRKLTIAHLRFNGRGLEPSTKATVLGHLKQLWGFEVELTEQDMTT; from the coding sequence ATGAGTGCGACCCCGAAATCCGACGGCCTCCTTTTTTCCGACTCTGCATGGACCTTTTCGGACCTGCAACGAACCTTTGAAGCGATTGAGGATATCGGCCTGAATGATCTGGGCCTCGATTGTTACGCCAATCAGATCGAGGTCATCACCTCTGAGCAGATGCTGGATGCCTATTCCTCCCACGGGATGCCATTGATGTATCGTCACTGGTCCTATGGGAAGCATTTCGCGCGCGACCAGATGAACTATCAAAAGGGGTATTCGGGGCTCGCCTACGAGATCGTGATCAACTCCGATCCGTGCATCGCCTATCTCATGGAGGAAAACTCCATGACGATGCAGGCCCTGGTGATGGCCCATGCCTGTATGGGACACAATCACTTCTTCAAGAATAATTATCTTTTCCGTCAGTGGACGGATGCCAGCGCCATCCTCACCTATCTCGATTTCGCCAAACGCTATATCGCGCGGTGCGAGGATGAATATGGCCATGAAGAAGTCGAGCTGATTCTGGATGCCGCCCATGCGCTGATGGACCAAGGCGTCTTTCGGTATAACCGCCCCCCGAAACTATCGGGATCAGAGCGCCTTGAGAAAATTCGAGCCCGCGCCGAACACGAGCGGGAAACCTTCAACGATATCTGGCGCACCCTGCCGAATACGGACGAAACCGATGAGCAGGTTGAGGAGCGTCAAACAGAAGTTCGCAATATCAAACTGCCCGAAGAGAACCTGCTCTATTTCATCGAGAAAGCGTCCCCCACACTGCTGCCTTGGCAACGAGAAATCGTCCGAATCGTGCGGAACGTGTCGCAGTATTTCTATCCTCAAAAACAGACCAAGGTGATGAACGAGGGATGCGCGACCTTCGTCCACCACTACATCATGAATGAGTTACATCGTCGGGGTCAGATCTCCGAAGGGGCCGTGATGGAGTTTTTGCACTCCCACTCCTCCGTCGTCTTTCAGCCAAGCTTCGACGACCCCCGCTATTCGGGGATCAATCCTTACGCCCTTGGCTTTGCGATGATGCAGGACATCGTCCGAATCGTTGAAACACCGACCGCTGAGGACCACGAATGGTTCCCCGCCTTGGCCGGGACAAAGGATTGGCGCGCCGCCCTGAAAGAGGCGTGGGCGAATTATCGCGATGAAAGTTTCATCCTGCAATATCTCTCGCCGAAGGTCATGCGGGACTTCCGGCTCTTCGCCCTCGCCGATGATGGGAAAAAGACCTATTACCAAGTGGCGTCGATCCATGACGAGGCAGGGTATCGCCGCACCCGCAGCGCCCTCTCGTCGATGTATGACCTCGGCCTGCACGAACCCAATCTTCAGGTCATGGCCGCCGACCTCGAAGGCGACCGGAAATTGACGATCGCCCATCTCCGCTTCAACGGGCGCGGCCTTGAGCCAAGCACCAAGGCGACGGTTCTGGGGCATTTGAAACAGCTCTGGGGCTTTGAGGTTGAACTGACAGAGCAGGATATGACGACGTAA
- a CDS encoding MAPEG family protein, whose amino-acid sequence MTTEILAPAAALVLWSLFMLVWLLVVRFPAFRKAGINIAKVAPGSRGSSLDGILPDNVMWKSHNYQHLMEQPTIFYPVVIILALVGATGLDIGLAWAYVGLRIIHSIWQAVANIVLIRAGIFALSTLVLMALALRAFFAVM is encoded by the coding sequence ATGACCACGGAAATTCTCGCCCCCGCCGCCGCCCTCGTCCTCTGGTCTCTCTTTATGCTGGTCTGGCTCCTTGTTGTTCGGTTCCCGGCCTTCAGGAAGGCCGGGATCAATATCGCGAAGGTCGCCCCGGGCAGTCGCGGATCCAGTCTTGATGGGATCCTCCCCGACAATGTCATGTGGAAATCCCACAATTATCAACATCTGATGGAGCAACCGACCATCTTCTATCCGGTGGTCATCATCCTCGCCCTTGTCGGTGCCACCGGCCTCGATATCGGCCTTGCCTGGGCTTATGTTGGTCTAAGGATTATCCACTCGATTTGGCAGGCCGTGGCCAATATCGTCTTGATCCGCGCCGGCATCTTTGCTCTTTCGACACTGGTCTTGATGGCTCTAGCCTTGCGCGCCTTTTTCGCCGTGATGTAG
- the mtgA gene encoding monofunctional biosynthetic peptidoglycan transglycosylase — protein MARRDRGKLGKLMIAVLRLGLVFVAVTVIWVGFFRVVIPSHSFLMSWRSLSGEEIRQATVPLSAVSDQLVLAVIAAEDTKFCTHHGFDVEQLRQALADAREGKGLRGASTISQQTAKNVFLWAGRDWVRKGAEAYFTVLIEFLWPKDRILTAYLNVAEWGDGLFGAEAAAQARFGKSARDLTRREAALLAAVLPNPNAWRVDPPGPYVARRARTLEARMRVVARDGLADCVLAKGGR, from the coding sequence ATGGCACGACGGGATCGGGGGAAACTCGGCAAATTGATGATCGCGGTTCTGCGCCTCGGCCTCGTTTTCGTGGCCGTGACGGTGATCTGGGTGGGGTTTTTCCGCGTGGTCATCCCCTCCCACAGTTTTTTGATGAGCTGGCGATCGCTGAGTGGCGAGGAGATCCGGCAAGCCACTGTGCCGTTATCGGCGGTGTCAGACCAACTCGTTCTTGCGGTGATCGCCGCGGAAGATACGAAGTTCTGTACCCACCATGGTTTTGATGTCGAGCAACTCCGCCAGGCCCTCGCCGACGCTCGTGAGGGGAAGGGGTTAAGGGGCGCCTCGACGATCAGTCAGCAGACGGCCAAGAATGTTTTTCTGTGGGCTGGGCGGGACTGGGTAAGGAAGGGAGCGGAGGCCTATTTCACCGTCCTGATCGAATTTCTCTGGCCAAAAGACCGCATCCTGACCGCCTATCTGAATGTCGCCGAATGGGGCGACGGTCTGTTCGGTGCGGAAGCTGCGGCGCAGGCACGCTTCGGTAAATCCGCCCGTGATCTGACAAGGAGGGAGGCCGCGTTGCTCGCCGCCGTCCTCCCCAACCCGAATGCCTGGCGGGTCGACCCCCCAGGTCCCTATGTCGCCCGGCGGGCACGAACCCTAGAAGCGCGGATGCGCGTCGTCGCCCGCGATGGTCTGGCCGATTGCGTCCTCGCAAAAGGGGGCCGGTGA